caCGATGAAGGGTTTTCCCAGTCACAAGCTCCGAGTGTAGCTTGTGATGCTCGCAAAAGAGGAATAGCAGACAGGAACAAACGGGCCATTTCTCCACGGTTCGTTCGCTTCCCTCACCGTCCAGAAGCAGGTGCGAAAGGTGGTGTTCCAGGTTCCAGTCAAACCCACCCTCTttgcccaccaccccgcGGGCGACACACATTGCATCTCCACGTCCCACCCGCGCTTGCGAAAAATAATAATATTGGCACCATTGGCCTTGCCCTCTCCGATTTTCTCTGTTCAATGCGCCCACACAGCACCGCATTCGCCTGTTTGCCTTCCATGTAATAGTAATACTCAAGTAGAAAGGATAGGCTCGGTGTGTTCCatgtgggatgatggggtcatATCCTATATGGTGGTGCTTGCTGGATCGGCGCTCTGCTTTGACAACAGGACCAGGTCTTTCTCCTAATGAGTGTGTGTCTCGGGTCcgagtaggtaggtatgtaaatgGTAGATGTCGCGATGAGATGCTCGTCTGTCGTTGACTGACACCCGACTCACTGCCTGCTGTGACCGCCAAAGAcatccatcaacaccagtaAAAGAGCATCCATCGTCACGTCACCTTTCGCCATCGATTGCTGGACCGGGGTGCATTTTGACCCCAAAGTATCTTCTGCCGAGGGGTTCTGTTCCGTGGAATAGGCGGGAACCTCTTCCCACGCCCGCCCACCGCGCGGGAGCCCTGTATCTCGCTAGTGATTGAGACCCGCGCAATGCCTATCAGAACGGCAGGTACTTGGGCCAGGTAGCAATTTATCTCCCTCAAATCCTAGCTGCCGGCGCTATCTCGCAGACCTGAgcactccctccctctcttttctctctgctTTTAGCTCTTGTCTGCAATCCTTACCAGGCGCcctgtttgctttttttttgtttgtgccCATCAGGGGAGTCTTCTTCCAACCTCGATCGCTGCCCCATCTCCCGTTTTATCGCTGCTGCATCGCAATCCACCAGGGGGCAAGCCTACCCGTCCCAGTTCAACTAATAACAAAAGCAGACGAACCACCATCCGCCCGTCTGCTGCCGACGTGAGCCGCAGGAGCGAGCACCACAGCTTCAACGTCAACTCATCTTGAAGACCCCCCCTTGGGAATTTACTTATCAGCGCCACGACGGGAAACAAAACGGTTCTCGCTCGCCAAGTCGTAGTCTGCCACGGCCGTATCAAGATCTGGCGATACCGTCATCGCTTGCCTACCTATCAGAGCTCCCTAGTCTGCAACCCACATCGGGTATCAGATCCACCGCCAGATTCGGACCACGCCTGCTGCGCCAGGAGAATTTCACCGAAGGCACTCCGTTGGACCCAACCCTGCCCCTGGGGCCTGCTGTCCGTTTATCTATCGGCTGGTCCCTGACTCCCTCGTTGCCTTGCTTTTGGGTCTTGATCGCACATGGGCGTCTGACTCCCGGCCTACAAGCGCCTTCCCCGGccatcatccctcccccccaattCCCGGCAAGCCCTTTGTAGCACCACATATATACTTGCCTGCAGAGAGccgcccccccttccaaagGACCCAGACGCGATAGCCATCACATCTCACGCAAACGGGCACGCACGCAGATAGATACCACGCACCGCCCACCACACTCAAAAAGCCTCGCGTTCCCCTTctgtcgccgccgccaccaccaccaccatcactaTCACCACTACTACCACTACTACCACAAGCATTAACCCAACCCGTCTCTGGCTTTCCCGAGGCTGTGGATAGCTTATCAACCACTACCGCGCCGCTGCCTCTGTTTCATGGATAACATCCGACCTGTTCAGCCCCTTACTGCCATGTCTGAGTTCCGGTAGTCTTTGTCGTcgttgggttgttgttcttaCTTCCACCTTTcccctcactctcaccaccTTTGAACACCATCTCACCTTAGTGGGCTCATATTCCGACCCTCTACAACCTTATTAAGGCCCATAACTCGGGCTTCTCCCTCCGCTCCTAggcgtcatcatcaccctctcaTATCACAGCCATGTCGACTCCTTCCGGATCCCCGTCGCCGCTACAGGTGGCGGCCAACAGCTTTGTCGATGAAACCAAGATGCCCAAGGGACACTGCCGCTACATCCTGCTTCTTCCCGAAATCAAGGGCCAGCGATGTGCCTGTGTCGGCTTTTCACTCAATAAAGGCATCCCAGGTGCCAGTTGTGACTGCGGTCACTTGGCGTGCTTCCACAACAAGGAGCCAGAAGTGGCCACAGACTCGAAGCAAGAGCTGGAACTCTTGAAGAAACGCATTCAGCAGCTTGAGGATCAGATGACCAGAGGGCAGGATGGTGTAACTGAAACTCTTGTCAGCAGAATGAACGAAATGGAGGAACACTTGGAAAAGAGCAAGGAAGAGTTCAGTGAACAGATCAAGGGCACCTATCGAAATATCACCATCAGCTGGCGATCCATCGAGCAGGCCGAACAGAAGAGCAAGCAGCAGGATGAACAGCTCCGCCAGATTTATGAAAAGTTGAGGGACCACAACGAACAACTCGAGAGGCTGGACGCTGGGCAGTTGGAACTCCGAGATGCTGACCTGAGCCTGGAGGAGCGGATCGAAAATATCACCGAGAtcttggaggaagaggaggaacgCCAAAGATCATCACCTGCCCGGCGTcccagaagaagatcgaCCTCCGACACATCACGCCCAAACCTCCCTTTAGGGCAGGGGGCCGTCCCGTCAGACGACTATCGTCGCCCATTTCCGCCAACGGCCGGCCCCCGCAACCCAGGACATGGCGAGGGCCTCGAACGAGGCGGGACCGCAGCGTTCCAACTGATGAAACCCCTCCCCGTTTCTGCCCGGTCCACGGGCCCGTGGACAGTGCACATTTCACTCCTCCCACATGCGGGTGTGCCGATGCCCTTCGAGCGGAACACCAACGCCTACCAGCGGTGTCTATCCCGAGGACTCCACCGTATGGTTGCAGTCCACGGACCCGACGCAGAGTCGT
The sequence above is a segment of the Podospora pseudocomata strain CBS 415.72m chromosome 2 map unlocalized CBS415.72m_2, whole genome shotgun sequence genome. Coding sequences within it:
- a CDS encoding uncharacterized protein (EggNog:ENOG503NZDM) encodes the protein MSTPSGSPSPLQVAANSFVDETKMPKGHCRYILLLPEIKGQRCACVGFSLNKGIPGASCDCGHLACFHNKEPEVATDSKQELELLKKRIQQLEDQMTRGQDGVTETLVSRMNEMEEHLEKSKEEFSEQIKGTYRNITISWRSIEQAEQKSKQQDEQLRQIYEKLRDHNEQLERLDAGQLELRDADLSLEERIENITEILEEEEERQRSSPARRPRRRSTSDTSRPNLPLGQGAVPSDDYRRPFPPTAGPRNPGHGEGLERGGTAAFQLMKPLPVSARSTGPWTVHISLLPHAGVPMPFERNTNAYQRCLSRGLHRMVAVHGPDAESFNRAVEEAFGSFLKGREWMPLQAKLCDAETLQGLPMLRQLDPQLIDPKKYDQDFLRHQCGVCDSNGIIDSLYIAMKSHTISWHTLRHSPVFMAGLESCWAYDALLDRDQYNGDMAIDDEDRPAAGDITTILPPIQPSLKRPLTEMSRSNSFSAGAAEGEDTRKKRACPVPPPPGPIVEIRRRGVGAA